The window GTCTCCGATTCAAGCTCTTTCTTGAGCCTCTCGGCATCGGCTTTGGTCTTAGCTCTGTAGTTGTAATGGGGAACTCTTCCTCCCGACTTTTGTATTTCCTCAGCCCTTTCAGCCTCCTCGCCAACCAAAATTCCAATGAAGTCTGTCTCTCCTCTCCTCTTCGCTTCTTCAATCTCATTTTCCCCGATATAAATCGGTTGTACAATTGACGGAAGTTCTACACTGGGCAAAATTTTTACCACTTTGCCCTTGACGATAACGTCAGATTCTTTGGCGAGATTTGGGATGTCCTTTAGCTCCCATAGTGGTTGAATTTCTATTTTCTTTGGTAATTTAGAAATTTCCGGGGGGACGTCTTCTCAGAAAGCATTTTGGGGATAGTAATGCTGGCTACAATTAGAACAACTATTATAGGAATCGCTAGAATCAGGACTTTTATCCTTTTAGTCAACTTACTTCACTCCTTTTCCCATCTCACCTTGCGTGCAGCATAATAGTTTACAAAAACATCATTTGTAGAATCGGGGTCATAATGAATATACATTCCACATATAGGACTCGTCCACTGATAGAGTGGAAAGAGATTCCAAGCCATTCGGGCGTAATACACCGCTTGTCTCCATGAATAGGAGAGCTCGTCGTAATCCAAACCTGCACGCATAATCCTCCCATCTGTACCCCGTAAACGTATATGCAAAAACATTGGTGTACAAAGAGGAAGGAAAAAGATGAGCAAAAGAATAAATGTGAGGCATCTTACAAGATAGCTTTTTCATCGCCCCTCCTTTTTCACGTCTATATCTTAACCGACCCCTTTTTTTGCAATGGATTTCACCATGTTCTTTGGAGTTCCTAGTCAAAAGGAGAAAATTGTCAAAAAATGAGCCAAGACTTGAAAAGTGCTCTTTAAACCAGCTATCATCGGTTGAAAGAATATATCGAAATAAAAGAAAGAGGAGTTCGTGAGGTTGTTAAGTGAATAATCGAGAGGTTCCCTGGACGCTAAAGGATGTCAGCAAAGGTCTGTTCATCTTAATACTTTTAATTCTGCTGAATTTCTCCCTTCAGACCCTTTCCATCAAAATTCCCTTTGCCTCTCCCTTAGTCCGGACACTTCAAATGCTCTTAATTTATGGATTTTTAGTCTCAGTAGCTTGGTATTATGGGGTTAGAGCTTACCGTGGAAGATTAAGAGATCTCGGCTTTTCTTCCTTTAATCTTTGGCTCGGCTTGAAATTGGGATTCCTTTGGTTGATCTTAGTTAGAACTTTAGCGGCGTTGTATGCTATCATTGCTATTGTTGTATTCAAATTCAAGCCTTCACCGGAGCTGATTACGGGAATACCCCGTTTTTTCGGACGGAGTTATCTTGGATTGATACTCGCTCTTTCGATAGCTGCTGTGGTAGCCCCCATTGCCGAAGAGGTTTTTTTCAGAGGCTTTATCTATTCCGCACTTCGGAAGAGCATCGGGATCACGGGAGGCGTTATCATCAGTGCTTTAATCTTTGCCCTTTTTCACGCCCAATCATGGCTTTTGGTTCCAGTGACCATAATCGGAGTGGTCCTGGCTTATTTGTATGAGAAGACGGGATCCCTGGGACCCCCCATAATTCTACATGCGTTAAATAATCTCATTTCCGTGGTTTTGATATACTCTATTTATGGTTGAAGGTTCAAGGTTGTTTACACACATTGGGAAACACTTATATTGTTTGGGGCATCCTTCCCAGTGCTAGCCCCTGCCCACCGGCAGGCAGGGGCTGCGAGCCCATAAAGTTCATAGCTCGGAATGATTTATTTTTTACTGTGAACCGTGAATGGTGAACCACGTGAGAGTGTACCAATATCTGCGATTAATACATCTAGGTTCCAGGTTGAAGCACAAAAGGAGAGGGAGAAATGGCGATTAGTAAAAAAGAGGTAGAGCATGTTGCCTGGTTGGCTAGGCTTTTTCTCACCGAGGAGGAGAAGGAGAGATTCACCAAACAGCTCAGCGAAATATTGGATCATGCCGGCAAGATTGCCCGATTGGATACTTCTAAGGTGCCTCCTACATCCCACGTTCTGCCTTTGAAGAATGTATTTCGCGATGATAAAACACGCTTCTCTCTTCCTCGAGAAGAGGCGCTTTCCAATGCACCCAAAAAGGAACAAGGTGCATTTGTAGTCCCCAAAATCATCTAATCCATAGTTAGGAAGTGAGGGAGTGAAGAAGTGAGGAAGTGAAAGTTTTAAACTTGAATCGCTTCCCCACTTGAATCACTAAAAAGGGTTCAATGGAACTATACAAATTGACGGCTCACGAACTTCATAGGATGCTCAAAGAGCGCAAGATAAGCGCGGTCGAGCTCTGCCGGAGCGTGTTTTCTCGCATAGGGCAGGTCGAGGACAAAATTAAAGCCTATGTTACCCTGACTGAGGAGCGAGCGTTGACAAAGGCTCGCGAAGTCGATGAGAAAATAAGGGCTGGGGAGCAGCTATCACCTCTTGCTGGCATTCCCGTCGCCATAAAGGATAATATGTGCACGAAGGGGCTACTCACCACCTGCGCTTCGAAGATTCTCCAAAACTATATTCCCATTTATACCGCCACGGCTGTTGAAAGACTCTTCGCTCAGGACGTCGTGCTCACGGGCAAGACGAACATGGATGAGTTCGCCATGGGTTCTTCCACGGAGAACTCCGCCTTTTTCGTTACCCGTAATCCATGGGACTTGGAGACCGTTCCGGGTGGTTCCAGCGGAGGGTCCGCAGCTGCAGTGGCTGCCGGTGAAGCCATTTTATCCCTTGGATCCGATACGGGAGGATCGATACGTCAACCTGCTGCTCTCTGTGGAGTGGTGGGACTCAAGCCCACCTATGGTCTGGTATCCAGGTATGGGTTGGTGGCTTTTGCCTCTTCTCTCGATCAAATCGGTCCTATAACCAAGGATGTAATGGATTGTGCCCTTCTTTTGAACTATATCGTCGAGCACGATCCCCTTGATTCCACATCATTAAAGGTCGAGATGCTCGATTATACGAAGGCTTTGGTAAACGACGTTAAGGGTTTGAAGATAGGAGTACCAGTGGAGTTGATGGGTGAGGGAATCCAAACTGGGGTAAGAGAGGCCATGGAGAATGCCATTGAGCTTCTGGAAAGTTTGGGTGCTCGTTGTCAGGAGGTTTCTCTTCCTCATCTCGATTATGCACTCTCTGCTTATTATATCATCGCTCCCGCTGAGGCGAGCTCCAATTTGTCTCGATTTGATGGAGTGAGGTATGGATATAGAACTCCTCAAAAAGTGGAGGACATTATGGAGATGTATTTCCGGACGCGAGCTGAGGGCTTTGGCAATGAGGTCAAGCGCCGCATAATGCTTGGGACTTACGCCCTTTCCGCGGGTTACTATGAAGCTTACTATGGTCGAGCTCAG of the Actinomycetota bacterium genome contains:
- a CDS encoding type II CAAX endopeptidase family protein — its product is MNNREVPWTLKDVSKGLFILILLILLNFSLQTLSIKIPFASPLVRTLQMLLIYGFLVSVAWYYGVRAYRGRLRDLGFSSFNLWLGLKLGFLWLILVRTLAALYAIIAIVVFKFKPSPELITGIPRFFGRSYLGLILALSIAAVVAPIAEEVFFRGFIYSALRKSIGITGGVIISALIFALFHAQSWLLVPVTIIGVVLAYLYEKTGSLGPPIILHALNNLISVVLIYSIYG
- the gatC gene encoding Asp-tRNA(Asn)/Glu-tRNA(Gln) amidotransferase subunit GatC gives rise to the protein MAISKKEVEHVAWLARLFLTEEEKERFTKQLSEILDHAGKIARLDTSKVPPTSHVLPLKNVFRDDKTRFSLPREEALSNAPKKEQGAFVVPKII
- the gatA gene encoding Asp-tRNA(Asn)/Glu-tRNA(Gln) amidotransferase subunit GatA, which produces MELYKLTAHELHRMLKERKISAVELCRSVFSRIGQVEDKIKAYVTLTEERALTKAREVDEKIRAGEQLSPLAGIPVAIKDNMCTKGLLTTCASKILQNYIPIYTATAVERLFAQDVVLTGKTNMDEFAMGSSTENSAFFVTRNPWDLETVPGGSSGGSAAAVAAGEAILSLGSDTGGSIRQPAALCGVVGLKPTYGLVSRYGLVAFASSLDQIGPITKDVMDCALLLNYIVEHDPLDSTSLKVEMLDYTKALVNDVKGLKIGVPVELMGEGIQTGVREAMENAIELLESLGARCQEVSLPHLDYALSAYYIIAPAEASSNLSRFDGVRYGYRTPQKVEDIMEMYFRTRAEGFGNEVKRRIMLGTYALSAGYYEAYYGRAQKIRTLIVNDFNKAFEKFDVLISPTSPTVAFKIGEKYEDPLRMYMSDICTIPVNLAGIPAISIPCGVADGLPIGLQIMGKPLDEETILRVAYTFEQNFGFKEEPNL